AGCGCGTGGATAGTTTACCTCTCAGTGAACGCGTGGGAATCGTCACCGGCGGCTCCCGTGGCATCGGCGGCGCAATAAGCAAGCTTCTGGCCGAGGACGGTGCGACCGTGGCGGTGCTCGGGTTGCCGGAGGATCGAAGCCGGGCCCAGAGTTTGGCCGCCCGCCTGAACGGGGCTGCGTCGCGCATTCACTTCTATGAAACCGACGTTTCCGTCTTCGAGCGGTGTCAGGAGGCCGTCGACGCCGTGCTCCGGCAGCACGGCCGAATCGACTTTCTTGTGAACAACGCGGGGATTACCCGCGATCGCACCGTCAGAAAGATGTCCGTCCAGGAATGGGAAGCGGTTCTGAGCGTCAATCTCTCGGGGCCCTTTTTTATGATCAAGGCCGTGCTCGACACGATGGTCGACCAAGGCTTCGGCCGGATCGTCAATATTAGCTCGGTCGTGGGGGAGAGCGGCAACTTCGGGCAGGCCAACTATGCGGCGGCGAAAGCCGGACTTCTCGGCCTGACGAAGACCGTCGCGCTCGAAGTTGCCAAGCGAGGCATCACCGTCA
This Candidatus Eremiobacterota bacterium DNA region includes the following protein-coding sequences:
- a CDS encoding beta-ketoacyl-ACP reductase, with amino-acid sequence MDSLPLSERVGIVTGGSRGIGGAISKLLAEDGATVAVLGLPEDRSRAQSLAARLNGAASRIHFYETDVSVFERCQEAVDAVLRQHGRIDFLVNNAGITRDRTVRKMSVQEWEAVLSVNLSGPFFMIKAVLDTMVDQGFGRIVNISSVVGESGNFGQANYAAAKAGLLGLTKTVALEVAKRGITVNAVAPGFIDTEMTRAMPSTAIESAIEQTPGNRLGRPDEVAELVRFLLDEKSGYITGAVYNINGGWYM